From Salinirubrum litoreum, one genomic window encodes:
- a CDS encoding DUF7344 domain-containing protein, with the protein MSSDSSSRPRRLIGEVLSGVAGSNAEPLDEDTVFDILSNRRRRQIIYYLQEHGGEAPLRDVANAVAGWEEDEDPEDVTEKQSRRVYVSLYQSHVPRLTEVGLIEHDDTGTIRLTDRVRLLDPYLNPHDEGPAWQVYYLAVGLFGVLLGVLVSLGLPPAGLVSGANLLLLVSLALVVLALAHAQQSGTPRDASERKQLREE; encoded by the coding sequence ATGTCGAGCGATTCGTCGAGCCGCCCGAGACGGCTCATCGGCGAGGTGCTGTCGGGAGTCGCCGGTTCGAACGCCGAACCGCTGGACGAAGACACCGTCTTCGACATCCTCAGCAACCGCCGGCGGCGACAGATCATCTACTACCTCCAGGAGCACGGCGGCGAGGCACCGCTCCGCGACGTGGCGAACGCGGTCGCCGGTTGGGAAGAAGACGAGGACCCGGAGGACGTGACCGAGAAGCAGAGCCGACGCGTGTACGTCTCGCTGTACCAGAGTCACGTCCCGCGACTGACCGAGGTCGGCCTGATCGAACACGACGACACCGGGACGATCAGACTCACCGACCGCGTGCGACTCCTCGACCCGTATCTCAACCCCCACGACGAGGGGCCGGCGTGGCAGGTGTACTACCTCGCCGTCGGCCTGTTCGGTGTCCTGCTGGGGGTACTCGTCTCGCTCGGACTCCCGCCCGCCGGACTCGTCTCCGGTGCGAACCTCCTCTTGCTCGTCTCGCTGGCGCTCGTCGTTCTCGCACTCGCACACGCCCAGCAGTCCGGAACGCCGCGAGACGCCTCCGAACGCAAGCAACTGCGCGAGGAGTAG
- a CDS encoding acyltransferase, with amino-acid sequence MEQEDDGRQFDDTVGSPATAGEHAVDRREPADTAGPDTAEFGTNVSVAADARVGLRYTDDAGPAVIGDDATIRSGSVIYADTTAGAGLTTGHRVLIREQTTLGEDVLVGTDTVVEDHCEIGSHVRLQTGVYLPSYTTVGDRVFVGPRATMTNDPYPVRQTADLVGPTLADDATVGANATLLPGVHVGERAFVAAGAVVTEDVPPDTLAVGAPARHRPLPAELAGGNDLP; translated from the coding sequence ATGGAACAGGAAGACGACGGACGACAGTTCGACGACACGGTCGGGTCGCCGGCGACTGCCGGTGAGCACGCAGTCGACCGACGGGAACCAGCCGACACGGCAGGTCCGGACACGGCCGAGTTCGGCACGAACGTCTCGGTCGCGGCCGACGCACGCGTCGGACTCCGGTACACAGACGACGCCGGTCCCGCCGTGATCGGCGACGACGCCACGATCAGGTCCGGGTCGGTGATCTACGCCGACACCACCGCCGGGGCCGGGCTGACGACCGGCCACCGGGTGCTGATCCGCGAGCAGACGACGCTCGGCGAGGATGTCCTCGTCGGCACCGACACCGTCGTCGAGGACCACTGCGAGATCGGCTCGCACGTCAGACTCCAGACCGGCGTGTACCTCCCGTCGTACACGACCGTCGGCGACCGGGTGTTCGTCGGGCCGCGCGCCACGATGACGAACGACCCGTACCCCGTCCGCCAGACGGCCGACCTCGTGGGACCGACCCTCGCGGACGACGCGACCGTCGGCGCGAACGCGACACTGCTGCCCGGCGTCCACGTCGGGGAGCGCGCGTTTGTCGCCGCCGGCGCGGTCGTCACCGAAGACGTTCCACCCGACACATTGGCCGTCGGCGCACCTGCCCGTCACCGACCGCTCCCCGCCGAACTGGCAGGAGGCAACGACTTACCGTGA